From the Priestia koreensis genome, one window contains:
- the phaR gene encoding polyhydroxyalkanoic acid synthase subunit PhaR — protein MDQQNVFDPFLAWKDMYDKTESYWGKVIGENMNREEFSQWMGKVLNMNLQYQQVVNDTTTRYFGQLNIPSKDDISNVASLVVNVEEKVEELEDRFDVLEDATSANANLKKEFTKLKSDVKSVEKKVDRVLTLLENQEKLQIKLQEQLQAQLQEQIREQSQQLQAQLEDLQEQSEAAVSSEPVNK, from the coding sequence TTGGACCAACAAAACGTATTTGATCCATTTTTAGCTTGGAAAGACATGTATGACAAGACGGAATCTTACTGGGGAAAAGTAATCGGTGAGAATATGAACCGTGAAGAATTCTCGCAGTGGATGGGAAAAGTGCTGAATATGAATCTTCAATATCAGCAGGTAGTCAACGATACGACCACTCGCTACTTTGGTCAACTTAATATCCCGAGTAAGGATGATATTTCAAACGTTGCAAGCCTTGTTGTAAATGTAGAAGAAAAAGTGGAAGAATTAGAAGATCGTTTTGACGTGTTAGAAGATGCGACAAGTGCAAATGCGAATCTGAAAAAAGAATTTACCAAGTTAAAAAGTGATGTAAAATCTGTAGAAAAGAAAGTAGACCGAGTCCTCACCCTACTTGAAAATCAAGAAAAACTCCAAATAAAGCTTCAAGAACAGCTCCAAGCTCAACTTCAAGAGCAAATAAGGGAACAGAGCCAGCAGCTTCAGGCGCAGCTAGAAGATCTTCAGGAACAAAGCGAAGCAGCGGTATCTTCAGAGCCCGTAAATAAATAA
- a CDS encoding TrkH family potassium uptake protein, whose amino-acid sequence MPVVIRSGLKKFSSAQIIVSFYIIAVTVSVILISLPVAHKQGVHLSFMDSLFTAVSAVSVTGLSTISIKDTFSVPGIFILIFVLQFGGIGIMTLSTFIWLLIGKKIGLQERRLIMTDQNQSNLSGLVNLIRNILIIILGIEIIGAVVLGVYFMNYYPTWEEAFLQGFFASVSATTNAGFDITGQSLIPYADDYFVQSVNILLLTLGAIGFPVLIELKQFFFNLKEKRKFHFTLNTKITTSTFGIIFALGTIIIFFLEYQHFFKGKTFLASFFYALFHSATTKSGGLATMDVSDFTPATLLFLCLLMFIGASPSSVGGGIRTTTLALNLLFLYHYARGRKHIRVFKREILDEDVRKSLVVTMMAMVLCFTASLVLMTTEPFSPLEIVFEVCSAFGTTGLSMGITADLSVTGKLVIMVLMFIGRIGILSFIFIISGKTAPPNYHYPKERVIIG is encoded by the coding sequence ATGCCAGTTGTTATACGTTCAGGACTAAAGAAATTTTCATCGGCCCAAATTATTGTCAGCTTTTACATCATTGCTGTCACGGTTTCGGTGATATTAATTAGCTTACCAGTCGCTCATAAGCAAGGGGTTCACTTATCCTTCATGGATTCTCTTTTTACAGCCGTAAGCGCAGTCAGCGTAACGGGGCTTTCCACGATTTCAATTAAGGATACGTTCAGCGTTCCTGGAATTTTTATTCTTATTTTTGTACTTCAATTTGGTGGGATCGGCATTATGACCCTCAGTACGTTCATTTGGTTGCTGATCGGTAAAAAGATTGGTCTACAAGAACGACGTCTTATTATGACAGACCAAAATCAATCCAATTTATCAGGACTCGTCAACCTCATTCGTAACATTCTAATCATTATTTTAGGAATTGAAATTATCGGAGCCGTTGTGCTCGGCGTCTATTTTATGAATTATTATCCAACATGGGAAGAAGCGTTTTTACAAGGCTTTTTTGCTTCTGTAAGTGCAACGACAAATGCAGGATTTGATATTACAGGACAATCGCTCATTCCGTATGCGGATGATTATTTCGTTCAGAGCGTCAATATTTTGCTTCTAACGTTAGGAGCGATTGGGTTCCCTGTATTGATTGAGCTGAAGCAGTTTTTCTTTAATCTAAAAGAAAAACGAAAATTCCACTTTACGCTAAACACAAAAATTACAACTTCCACGTTTGGAATTATTTTCGCTTTAGGCACGATCATCATTTTCTTTCTAGAGTATCAACACTTCTTTAAAGGCAAAACGTTTCTCGCTAGCTTTTTTTATGCGCTGTTTCATTCAGCGACAACAAAAAGTGGCGGTTTAGCCACCATGGACGTGAGTGATTTTACTCCGGCAACTCTTCTATTTCTCTGCCTGTTAATGTTCATTGGAGCTTCTCCTAGTTCTGTCGGTGGGGGGATTCGAACAACGACCCTCGCACTTAACTTGCTGTTTCTTTATCATTATGCACGAGGAAGAAAGCATATCCGCGTGTTTAAACGTGAGATTTTAGATGAAGATGTGCGAAAATCACTCGTTGTAACGATGATGGCGATGGTACTATGTTTTACCGCATCGCTCGTATTGATGACAACGGAGCCTTTTTCACCTCTTGAAATCGTATTTGAGGTGTGTTCGGCGTTTGGAACGACCGGTCTTTCGATGGGGATCACAGCTGATTTGAGCGTGACGGGCAAGCTTGTCATTATGGTGCTTATGTTTATCGGTCGAATTGGTATTTTATCGTTTATCTTCATTATTAGTGGAAAAACAGCTCCGCCTAATTATCACTATCCAAAAGAGCGTGTCATTATCGGATAG
- a CDS encoding CdaR family transcriptional regulator — protein sequence MLLLPSLAHKIILEVKKLLKEDIIIVDLHGHIIAGTDENRIGQFHEGALRSIEERQTIVITENDQHSLRGVKPGINLPLFLSQEVIGVIGITGNPTEISNYGELLRKMTELLIQDTYYTEQTQWHLRMLESFVFDWMQLREWSAPFLERARILNVDLTITRQVLLMALPPHHSLTHADIWQLQHLWHHEEDLFIPWGADRLLIIHAVHPQRDMKEALDEWRAYLNGTWGSSIRIGVGQQVSPHHLRSSYEQSNRALSVTTSEQPIVFDHDLRLEMCLENISKETKRDFSRRVLHALEAHDDLLETGRALLQHNMALKQTAQALHIHINTLHYRMKKIEELASIDLKRTSDIVTFYLAFHFLDDRLKNEK from the coding sequence ATGCTTTTACTACCATCATTAGCACATAAAATCATTCTTGAAGTGAAAAAGCTGTTAAAAGAAGACATTATTATTGTCGATTTGCACGGTCATATTATCGCCGGGACGGACGAAAATCGAATCGGTCAGTTCCACGAAGGCGCACTTCGAAGTATCGAAGAACGTCAAACGATCGTCATTACAGAAAACGACCAGCATTCTTTACGAGGGGTAAAGCCTGGAATTAACCTGCCCCTTTTTTTATCTCAGGAAGTCATTGGTGTGATTGGCATTACGGGAAACCCTACTGAGATTTCGAACTACGGCGAACTTCTACGAAAAATGACGGAACTATTAATTCAAGATACCTATTACACAGAGCAAACGCAGTGGCATTTACGTATGCTTGAATCCTTTGTGTTTGACTGGATGCAGCTCCGTGAATGGTCTGCGCCCTTTTTAGAACGTGCGCGTATTTTAAATGTCGATTTAACGATTACAAGACAGGTATTATTAATGGCTCTTCCTCCTCACCATTCACTTACACACGCAGATATTTGGCAACTGCAGCACCTATGGCACCACGAAGAAGATTTATTTATTCCGTGGGGCGCCGATCGTCTCTTGATCATTCATGCCGTTCATCCTCAAAGAGATATGAAAGAAGCTCTCGACGAATGGCGCGCTTATTTGAACGGCACGTGGGGTTCTTCGATTCGAATTGGTGTTGGACAACAGGTGTCTCCCCATCATTTAAGGAGTTCCTATGAGCAAAGCAATCGTGCCCTTTCAGTCACGACAAGCGAACAGCCGATTGTGTTTGATCACGACCTTCGGCTTGAAATGTGCCTAGAAAATATTTCAAAAGAAACGAAGCGAGATTTTTCACGTCGTGTGCTTCATGCGCTAGAAGCTCATGATGACCTGTTAGAAACAGGTCGCGCACTCCTTCAGCATAATATGGCATTAAAGCAAACAGCTCAGGCCCTTCACATTCATATTAATACGCTTCATTACCGTATGAAAAAAATTGAAGAACTTGCCTCCATCGACTTAAAGCGGACATCAGACATCGTTACGTTTTATTTGGCTTTTCATTTTTTAGATGATCGTCTAAAAAATGAAAAATGA
- a CDS encoding MarR family winged helix-turn-helix transcriptional regulator translates to MKSLDEEVGFLTVRTSRQLSQFLTLSLKPYGITIEQWGVLKRLEKQVLLTQKQLAERSMKDHATLTKILDLLEKRSLIQRLPNPEDRRSFLIEITEKGISLKTELFPFVERVFTEVIDGIEADQLAIYQNVMNQLEKNIQQLTAQK, encoded by the coding sequence ATGAAATCATTAGATGAAGAGGTAGGATTTCTTACTGTACGAACAAGTCGACAGCTAAGTCAGTTTTTAACATTATCATTAAAGCCCTATGGAATTACGATTGAACAGTGGGGTGTATTGAAGCGCTTGGAAAAACAAGTGCTGTTAACGCAAAAGCAGCTAGCGGAAAGATCAATGAAGGATCATGCAACGCTGACGAAAATTTTGGATTTGTTGGAAAAGCGTTCACTTATTCAGCGCCTGCCGAATCCAGAAGATCGTCGCTCGTTCTTAATTGAAATTACGGAAAAGGGTATTTCGTTAAAAACCGAGCTTTTTCCTTTTGTAGAGCGAGTCTTTACAGAGGTTATTGATGGCATCGAGGCGGATCAGCTTGCCATTTATCAAAACGTTATGAATCAATTAGAAAAAAACATTCAACAGCTGACAGCTCAAAAGTAA
- a CDS encoding alpha/beta-type small acid-soluble spore protein: MARNNKLLVPGVESFLDQYKYEIAQEFGVTLGSETSARSNGSVGGEITKRLVQQAQSQFNGQQK; encoded by the coding sequence ATGGCACGCAACAACAAACTTCTTGTACCTGGCGTAGAAAGCTTCTTAGATCAGTACAAATACGAAATCGCTCAAGAATTTGGTGTAACTCTTGGCTCTGAAACGTCTGCTCGTAGCAACGGTTCTGTAGGTGGAGAAATCACAAAACGTCTTGTTCAACAAGCTCAATCACAATTCAACGGGCAACAAAAATAA
- the phaC gene encoding class III poly(R)-hydroxyalkanoic acid synthase subunit PhaC translates to MRQSKHTNRKVVEEMATSYIKEWEKLLEAMPTEYKQSAGRFKRALDIITEEAEPEVGLSPKEVIWKKNKAKLYRYIPKQEKLHKTPILLVYALINKPYILDLTPGNSLVEYLVDRGFDVYLLDWGTPGLEDQDMKLDDYILDYIPRAFKKVLRHSGATDLSVLGYCMGGTMTSIFASLHDDLPIRNLIFMTSPFDFTETGLYGTFLDERYFNLDKVVDTLGNVPPDMIDFGNKMLKPITNFYGPYVSLVDRSENQRFVESWKLMQKWVGDGIPFPGAAYRQWIRDFYQENKLIKGELEIRGRKVDLSNIKVSVLNIAASRDHIAMPDQVKALMDAISSKDKEFKLLQTGHVSVVFGPKAVKETYPSIGNWLEKRSK, encoded by the coding sequence TTGCGTCAGTCCAAGCATACTAATCGAAAGGTTGTGGAAGAAATGGCGACATCCTATATAAAAGAGTGGGAAAAGTTATTGGAAGCAATGCCAACCGAATACAAACAATCAGCAGGTCGCTTCAAGCGTGCCCTTGACATTATTACAGAAGAAGCAGAACCAGAAGTGGGGTTATCTCCAAAAGAAGTCATTTGGAAAAAGAACAAAGCAAAGCTATACCGCTATATACCGAAGCAAGAAAAGCTTCATAAAACACCGATTTTACTCGTATATGCACTGATTAATAAGCCGTATATTTTAGATTTAACACCTGGGAATAGTCTCGTTGAATATCTCGTTGATCGAGGATTTGACGTCTACTTATTAGACTGGGGAACACCTGGGCTTGAAGATCAGGACATGAAGCTTGATGATTACATTTTAGACTACATTCCGCGCGCATTTAAAAAGGTGCTTCGTCACTCAGGGGCTACGGACTTATCGGTTCTTGGCTACTGCATGGGCGGGACGATGACATCCATTTTTGCCTCATTACATGATGATCTGCCGATTCGTAATTTAATTTTTATGACGAGTCCGTTTGATTTTACAGAAACGGGTCTGTACGGCACGTTTTTAGATGAGCGCTACTTCAACCTTGATAAAGTTGTGGACACGCTAGGGAACGTACCGCCCGATATGATTGACTTTGGCAATAAGATGTTGAAACCAATCACCAATTTTTACGGTCCATACGTAAGCTTAGTGGATCGTTCAGAAAATCAGCGTTTCGTGGAAAGCTGGAAGCTCATGCAAAAATGGGTAGGAGACGGCATTCCATTTCCAGGGGCTGCGTATAGACAGTGGATTCGTGACTTTTATCAGGAAAATAAGCTGATCAAAGGTGAACTTGAAATTCGCGGTCGAAAAGTGGACCTTTCAAACATTAAGGTAAGCGTGCTGAATATCGCGGCGAGCCGTGATCATATTGCGATGCCTGATCAGGTGAAGGCTCTCATGGACGCGATTTCAAGTAAAGATAAAGAATTTAAGCTTCTTCAAACCGGACACGTTTCGGTTGTGTTTGGACCAAAGGCCGTGAAGGAAACGTATCCTTCAATCGGCAATTGGCTTGAAAAGCGTTCAAAATAA
- a CDS encoding site-2 protease family protein, translated as MFGLDDIWTFFLAFFLTLPIVTIIHELGHVLVARIFGAKIRFVLGVGNTLLKLGPCEVKSFYFMEAWCQHGNLKYDTKFARILIYLAGSVFNLIAILMVNSMIYKGLLPANIFFYQFVYFSVYFIFFSMLPFKNGAGNPSDGLAIYEVIKYGKSKDPID; from the coding sequence TTGTTTGGGCTTGATGATATTTGGACCTTTTTCCTTGCTTTTTTTCTCACATTACCGATCGTGACGATTATCCACGAGCTGGGACATGTACTCGTTGCACGCATCTTTGGCGCAAAAATCCGCTTTGTTTTAGGCGTGGGAAATACCCTTTTAAAACTTGGACCATGCGAAGTCAAAAGTTTTTATTTCATGGAAGCTTGGTGTCAGCATGGAAATCTAAAATACGATACAAAATTCGCCCGTATTCTGATTTATTTAGCAGGAAGCGTATTTAACTTAATAGCCATCCTTATGGTCAACTCTATGATTTACAAAGGCCTGCTGCCTGCAAATATTTTCTTTTATCAGTTCGTTTATTTTTCAGTGTACTTTATTTTCTTTTCGATGCTTCCGTTTAAAAACGGGGCTGGAAACCCAAGTGACGGTCTGGCGATATATGAAGTCATTAAATACGGGAAATCCAAAGATCCCATCGACTAA
- the phbB gene encoding acetoacetyl-CoA reductase, protein MTTALAGKVAIITGGSKGIGSAITRELASNGVKVVVNYNQSKESAEAIVNEIKANGGEALAVQADVSYCDQAERLVEETKKQFGQLDILVNNAGITRDRSFKKLGEEDWKKVIDVNLNSVYNTTTAALSHLLEAEAGRVVNISSIIGQAGGFGQTNYAAAKAGMIGFTKSLALELARTGVTVNAICPGFIETEMVMAIPENVREQIVAKIPARRFGHAEEIARGVLFLCQDGSYITGQQLNINGGLYM, encoded by the coding sequence ATGACGACAGCATTAGCAGGTAAAGTAGCGATTATTACGGGTGGATCTAAAGGAATTGGATCGGCTATTACGAGAGAGTTGGCGTCAAATGGCGTAAAAGTAGTAGTGAACTATAATCAAAGCAAAGAATCTGCTGAGGCCATCGTAAATGAAATTAAAGCAAATGGCGGAGAAGCTTTAGCCGTTCAAGCTGACGTTTCCTATTGCGATCAAGCAGAACGTCTTGTAGAAGAAACGAAAAAACAATTTGGTCAGCTTGATATTCTTGTTAATAATGCAGGGATTACGCGCGACCGCTCGTTTAAAAAGTTAGGTGAGGAAGATTGGAAAAAAGTAATTGATGTGAACTTAAATAGCGTCTATAACACGACAACGGCAGCGTTAAGCCACTTATTAGAGGCAGAAGCAGGACGCGTCGTCAATATTTCTTCCATCATCGGCCAAGCAGGTGGGTTCGGTCAAACAAACTATGCAGCTGCAAAAGCGGGAATGATTGGCTTTACAAAATCTCTTGCCCTTGAGCTTGCGAGAACAGGCGTTACGGTGAATGCCATCTGCCCAGGATTTATCGAAACGGAAATGGTGATGGCAATTCCAGAAAATGTGCGTGAACAAATTGTTGCCAAAATTCCTGCGCGCAGGTTCGGTCATGCGGAAGAAATTGCTCGCGGCGTTCTGTTTTTATGTCAAGACGGTTCCTACATCACCGGCCAGCAACTAAACATTAACGGCGGTTTATACATGTAA
- the phaQ gene encoding poly-beta-hydroxybutyrate-responsive repressor, translating into MTKKQEAKSTAEKSMSGAPKNFMIPFLLLSLRGWNLHGYKLIQQLMSFGFTSVDQGNVYRTLRQLEKDDLIASEWDTTADGPARRIYSLTKAGEQYLELWAGSLEQYQTMLNSFFSLYTDMLFPFGTKKDEPKNHE; encoded by the coding sequence ATGACAAAGAAACAAGAAGCGAAAAGTACAGCAGAAAAATCAATGAGTGGCGCCCCTAAAAATTTTATGATTCCATTTTTACTTCTGAGCTTACGAGGTTGGAATCTTCACGGTTATAAACTCATTCAACAGCTGATGAGCTTTGGCTTTACTTCCGTCGACCAAGGGAATGTCTATCGCACACTACGACAGCTAGAAAAAGATGACCTCATCGCATCTGAATGGGATACAACCGCCGATGGACCCGCCCGCCGTATCTATTCCCTAACAAAAGCTGGGGAACAATATTTAGAGCTATGGGCTGGATCTCTTGAACAATATCAAACGATGTTAAATTCCTTTTTTTCTTTATATACAGACATGCTGTTTCCGTTCGGCACAAAGAAGGATGAACCAAAGAACCACGAATAA
- the glcD gene encoding glycolate oxidase subunit GlcD: MISEHVRATLIDIVGVENYEDSPAERLVYSYDATPQFQSMPDAVISPRHTKDVSDILKVCSEHRVPIVPRGSGTNLCAGTCPTQGGIVMLFKHMQQILEIDEENLTVTLQPGVITLEMIEAVEVKGLFYPPDPSSMKISTIGGNINENSGGLRGLKYGVTRDYVIALEIVLPNGDIIRTGGKLAKDVAGYDLTRLFVGSEGTLGVITEATLKLIPMPESKKTILALYQDIEAAAKSVSTIIANKIIPTTLEFLDQPTLVVVEDFARIGLPTNVKAVLLIEQDGPLQVVEHDIQKIAELCKSENAVSVEVAQSDEHAEALRTARRSALSALARLKPTTILEDATVPRSEIAKMVQAINDIAEKYEIKICTFGHAGDGNLHPTCPTDVRDQEEIHRVEQAFAEIFEKSIELGGTITGEHGVGEMKAPFLELKLGKEGIAAMQAIKQSFDPHNIMNPGKIFAKNERKRVVVTS; encoded by the coding sequence ATGATTTCTGAACACGTTCGTGCAACGCTTATTGACATTGTAGGAGTAGAAAATTATGAGGATTCACCGGCAGAACGCCTCGTCTATTCTTATGATGCTACGCCGCAGTTTCAGTCGATGCCTGATGCGGTGATCAGCCCTCGTCATACAAAAGATGTGTCCGACATTTTAAAGGTTTGCTCTGAGCATCGTGTGCCGATCGTTCCGCGCGGATCTGGAACCAATCTTTGTGCAGGAACATGCCCAACACAAGGTGGCATCGTGATGCTATTTAAGCATATGCAGCAAATACTTGAAATCGATGAAGAAAACTTAACGGTCACGCTGCAGCCAGGCGTCATTACCCTTGAAATGATTGAAGCAGTTGAAGTAAAAGGACTGTTTTATCCACCTGATCCAAGCTCAATGAAGATTTCGACGATCGGTGGAAACATCAACGAAAATTCAGGTGGTCTTCGCGGATTAAAGTACGGCGTTACGCGGGACTACGTCATTGCCCTTGAGATTGTTCTTCCAAATGGCGATATTATTCGCACCGGTGGGAAGCTCGCGAAAGACGTTGCTGGTTACGACTTAACCCGTTTATTCGTTGGATCAGAAGGAACATTAGGTGTCATTACAGAAGCGACGCTAAAACTTATTCCAATGCCTGAATCGAAAAAAACGATCCTCGCGCTGTATCAAGATATTGAAGCGGCTGCTAAATCTGTCTCGACCATTATTGCGAATAAAATCATTCCGACCACGCTTGAATTTTTAGATCAGCCCACTCTTGTCGTAGTGGAGGATTTCGCCCGGATTGGACTTCCGACCAATGTAAAAGCCGTCCTCTTAATTGAACAAGATGGTCCGCTCCAAGTAGTAGAGCATGATATTCAAAAAATTGCGGAGCTATGCAAGTCAGAAAATGCCGTTTCCGTTGAAGTGGCACAGTCTGATGAACACGCTGAGGCGCTGCGTACAGCAAGGCGTTCAGCGCTGTCTGCTTTAGCTCGCTTAAAGCCTACCACGATACTAGAAGATGCAACTGTCCCGCGCTCTGAAATCGCTAAAATGGTTCAGGCCATTAACGACATCGCCGAAAAGTACGAGATCAAAATTTGCACATTCGGTCATGCGGGTGACGGCAACCTGCACCCTACTTGTCCTACAGACGTACGAGATCAAGAGGAGATTCACCGAGTCGAGCAAGCGTTCGCCGAAATCTTCGAAAAGTCCATTGAACTCGGAGGAACCATTACGGGTGAACACGGCGTAGGCGAAATGAAAGCTCCCTTTTTAGAACTCAAGCTAGGCAAAGAAGGGATTGCAGCGATGCAGGCCATTAAACAATCCTTTGATCCACACAACATAATGAATCCTGGGAAAATATTTGCCAAAAATGAACGAAAACGAGTGGTGGTGACGTCATGA
- the phaP gene encoding polyhydroxyalkanoic acid inclusion protein PhaP, whose translation MMATVNYHSMIDAVWEQWSKGLNHVYESNKQLESWTKQAFEQQKELFATTFEQLQEVDDKWKEDAKEVQVKTVESIRKTAGDAAANSYEEWSNRAHEALQKLQDVTLSQSKTNYALVQQAQKQYEQVVSQLLSEQHKTRDEFQQLTDKYMEQLKSFQKSFLDSLEPYSLVK comes from the coding sequence ATGATGGCAACTGTTAATTATCACTCAATGATCGACGCAGTATGGGAACAATGGTCAAAAGGGTTAAATCACGTATACGAAAGCAACAAGCAATTGGAAAGCTGGACAAAGCAAGCGTTTGAACAACAAAAAGAGCTTTTCGCTACAACGTTTGAACAGCTTCAAGAAGTAGATGACAAATGGAAAGAAGACGCAAAAGAAGTACAAGTAAAAACGGTGGAATCCATTCGCAAAACGGCTGGAGATGCTGCAGCAAATTCATACGAAGAATGGTCAAATCGCGCGCATGAAGCGCTTCAGAAGCTTCAAGACGTGACGTTAAGTCAGAGTAAAACAAACTATGCTCTTGTACAACAGGCACAAAAGCAATATGAGCAAGTAGTAAGTCAGCTTCTTAGCGAACAACATAAAACGCGTGATGAGTTCCAACAATTAACAGATAAATATATGGAACAATTAAAAAGCTTCCAAAAATCATTTTTAGATTCACTAGAGCCTTATTCCCTTGTAAAATAA
- a CDS encoding (Fe-S)-binding protein, with protein MTTAEERKVIQQQFKEQMNEDELLNCMRCGFCLPACPTYVESGYKESHSPRGRIALMKAVVDGMIEPDEDVERSLNLCLGCRACEPVCPSGVNYGHLLEDARDIINQNKKHSFSVKTARNIAFNGLFPHQGRMQNLTGLLGFYQRSGLQSLARKSGVLNLLPHNLATMEKVLPTVPTRKEMKNRPHHLLAEGAVKKRVAFFSGCLMDTMFLNTNNATLKLLQLAGCEIVIPKEQACCGALHGHSGEKAKAKELAKRNIEAFESLEVDFIITNAGGCGGFLIDYDHLLKDDLSWKDRAQAFKGKLKDISSILVELRFFEQQLELPYQVVTYQDSCHLRNVMRTFGEPRTLLKGIKGIEFREMKNADRCCGSAGIYNIVESDMSMQILDHKMENVEAIQAETIVTANPGCLLQMKLGIEREGVAHRMRAVHIVDLLIEAYEYTKQKSTVSL; from the coding sequence ATGACAACAGCAGAGGAACGAAAAGTTATTCAGCAGCAGTTTAAAGAACAAATGAACGAGGATGAGTTACTGAACTGTATGCGCTGTGGGTTTTGTCTCCCCGCTTGTCCAACATACGTTGAATCAGGCTATAAGGAATCCCATTCACCTCGAGGTCGTATTGCATTGATGAAGGCCGTCGTAGATGGCATGATTGAGCCTGATGAAGACGTGGAGCGTTCACTAAACCTTTGTCTCGGATGCCGTGCTTGTGAACCAGTTTGTCCATCAGGCGTGAATTATGGACATTTGCTTGAGGATGCGCGCGACATTATTAACCAAAACAAAAAACACTCTTTTTCGGTCAAAACCGCACGAAATATCGCATTTAACGGCCTGTTTCCACATCAGGGACGAATGCAAAATCTGACGGGACTTCTTGGCTTTTATCAGCGATCCGGTCTGCAGAGCCTGGCCCGTAAAAGCGGTGTATTAAATTTACTCCCTCATAATCTCGCGACGATGGAAAAAGTTCTTCCTACTGTTCCAACGCGAAAAGAGATGAAAAACCGTCCTCACCACCTTCTGGCAGAGGGTGCCGTCAAAAAACGGGTGGCTTTTTTCTCGGGATGCCTAATGGATACGATGTTTCTAAACACAAATAACGCGACCTTAAAATTACTTCAGCTTGCTGGCTGTGAAATTGTCATTCCAAAAGAGCAGGCTTGCTGCGGAGCACTGCACGGACATAGCGGTGAAAAAGCAAAAGCGAAAGAGCTTGCGAAACGAAACATTGAAGCATTCGAATCGCTAGAAGTAGATTTTATCATTACGAATGCAGGTGGATGCGGAGGGTTTTTGATTGACTACGATCATCTCCTAAAAGACGACCTATCTTGGAAAGATCGAGCACAGGCGTTTAAAGGAAAGCTAAAAGATATTTCATCGATTTTAGTTGAGCTACGCTTTTTCGAACAGCAGCTAGAGCTTCCTTATCAGGTTGTCACGTATCAGGATTCCTGCCATTTACGAAACGTGATGCGAACATTTGGCGAACCAAGAACTCTATTAAAAGGGATTAAAGGGATTGAGTTCCGAGAGATGAAAAATGCTGACCGGTGCTGTGGATCAGCGGGCATTTATAATATTGTCGAATCCGACATGTCGATGCAAATTTTAGATCACAAAATGGAAAACGTCGAAGCCATTCAAGCAGAAACGATCGTGACGGCGAACCCCGGTTGCTTGTTGCAAATGAAGCTTGGTATTGAACGAGAAGGTGTCGCACATCGTATGCGAGCCGTTCACATCGTCGATTTACTCATTGAAGCCTATGAATATACAAAACAAAAAAGCACCGTCTCACTCTAG